One Sciurus carolinensis chromosome 10, mSciCar1.2, whole genome shotgun sequence genomic window carries:
- the Gimd1 gene encoding GTPase IMAP family member GIMD1 — protein sequence MTESNKMIINLALFGRTQSGKSSAGNILLGSTDFHSRFAPCSVTKACSLGRSCHLHSFIRRGGQEITLQVQVLDTPGYPHSKLSMSHVKQEVKKALAHHFGHEGLHLALLIQRADVPFFEQEASYPIQLIQELLGDTWKNYTAILFTHAEKIEEAGFGENEYLHGLSDTLLTLLSSIQHRYVFQYKKGNSFNEQRRKILGRIVEFIKENHYQGLTFK from the exons ATGACAGAGAGCAACAAGATGATTATCAACTTGGCACTCTTTGGCAGGACTCAGAGTGGGAAAAGTTCTGCTGGGAACATTCTGCTGGGCAGTACTGACTTCCACAGTAGGTTTGCTCCATGTTCCGTAACCAAAGCTTGCAGCTTGGGCCGCAGTTGTCACCTCCACAGCTTCATACGTCGAGGCGGGCAAGAGATAACCCTGCAGGTCCAAGTGTTGGACACTCCAGGTTATCCACACAGCAAGCTGAGCATGAGTCATGTCAAACAAGAAGTCAAGAAGGCACTGGCACATCACTTCGGGCATGAGGGTCTCCACCTTGCACTGCTGATCCAGAGAGCAGACGTGCCTTTCTTTGAACAGGAAGCGTCTTACCCAATCCAATTGATCCAG GAACTTCTGGGAGATACTTGGAAGAATTACACTGCTATTCTTTTCACCCAtgcagaaaaaatagaagaagctGGGTTCGGCGAAAATGAATATTTACATGGCCTCTCTGATACACTGTTAACTCTACTAAGTTCTATTCAGCACAGATATGTTTTCcagtataaaaaaggaaattcatttaatgaacaaagaagaaaaatcttaggAAGAATTGTGGAATTTATAAAAGAGAATCATTACCAAGGtcttacctttaaataa